TTATGATTAGTATTCGGAAAATTCAGTTACCATGTCAAAGAGAATATATTTTCTGCGTGTTCATTAAGTTAATTTAGTTACATCGGAAAATCTTGTTTCTATTCATTATCTTTTGAATTTATTGTATGTAGCAATTACGAAAAACGGATGTTATAGAGAACATTCTTggaatttatttgatttgaatcCAAAACtttatgagtttctatttattatattttatatttatatttatataccaaattttgtaaatataaatatttaaatattattggttgTTTAAAAGGTCATTAAcattgaaaataattatttcgAAATATACTAACCCTATACTATGatagtataattaatattattgaaatataatatttaatatatttcggcaatttcatataagaaaaatttaaatacgACATAGGCATTATAATGAACTCCAATATATTTGGTATAGGTTTTTGGACAACGGGTTTTTGATGGTGTTAATAGGGTTTGAATAAAGTTAGGGTTTGAATAGAGTTTTAAGTTATAGGTTAGAACACAAACGAATATGGATGGGTTAGTAAATATACGCGAAATAGGCTTAAAAAACGatgaatatattgtttaaattattgAGCTGTTTTGTTTAATTGGACAGAAACAAACTACTTTTCTAATTGTTGGGTTTTCAATTTCCGAAAACCatttaaaacaattgaaaaaagtaatataaatttttgtaattaatcgAAAAAGTCATGCGATAATGATAAGAAGAATTCGGCTTTAATATAGATTGATCAACTCGACGACTCGTTCACGAAGCTGTGCAAACAAGTAAGATAACCAAGCCATGGGAAACCTTACACAAAACCACTTGTCCAAGGAATTAGACGAAGACGATATAAATTCAATGTCCGATTCTAACTTCTACAAACTATACAGTATGGGCCATGAGGTCTAAATGAGAAATATGTTCAGAAAATTATGCTTTGCCAAGCAATTAAGCACACAAATGTCTTAAGTGTTATGaacaatgtggattgctagaagccaaaggccaagaccgaggcccatagagagagagagagaccgcggcccaagaggagagagagtcggccgccTCTTTACTTAGACGTTTCCATTTAtctttcatgtttatctattaggaggttttccttttcactctaggattatgatttggatactttcctttttacttatcccttgtatcccctatataagggaacactttgattcagaGATTAATAAGACAAGAGAACACGATTTACACTcttgttcacaacacgttatcagcacgatagcctctgaaCCCTGAGACCAAAATCGAAACCTAGAAACCTAAAAGTCTAAGCCGGcgatccaaaaccaaaaccttaaacctaaacCTTGTCCCTTGTTCATCAAGAACCCAGTAGACCCATCTCAGCTTCTCAGATCACGTTCCAGACCGAGAAGGACCGCAACCCAGCTCGCGATCGAACCCGAACCCCGCGAGACGACCCGAGACGATCCGATCCCCGATCAGCTCACAGCCGAGACATCTCCAGCCGCGATTGACCccatccgcgacccgataggaggcagcagACGTCCGATCATCTCAGCTCGAAGTTCCATCCGTTCTCtggtggtccggttcataaACCCCTACTAAACTAAGGTATAAACACAATCTGAGAACTTAGAgagtaagaaccctaattccatcattatggaaaccatgaaaccctaaaagaaactTAAGACTAAAATCGACAATCTCTAAGAACTAGAAACATGAATCGATTCCTATTAGAACCTATCTTGTTTGTTGATTGATTAAATCTGAAATTGGCAAACCCTAAACTAaggaatcgaaaaccctaacccCTAAAGGAAACACTAGCCGATTTTAAGATTGatcttgattgattgatttctGATTTGAATTGAGGTTTAGGAATGTTTAGATTGATTGAATTAATCTGTCTGAAACTGaaaatacttaaggccttgaaaccttaaacataagattgatagaaaattaaagattgaaaccctaaggATCATAGGaatgttttaaaattgtttCTACATGAATCTGAACATGGTATTGCATTCACAACTGATCGGCCAGCATATAGAAACACATGATCTCGAATCTGATTGCATTAAAACTCATATGGCCGTGTGGCATTAATCATCCTGGCACATGTAGAATTGATTTTTAGGATTGATTGCACCATGGTAAATTTAGAATTGCATAACCGAACCCATTGATTGTTCATATAGCCGTGCGGCTTGCttgatagcaccatggtcgaATTAGAATTGCTTGAACATCATAAATGCATAAGAcgtgttgtggccgagcttgcttaTATCATGCGGCCACGTGATCCCATTATGAATCTAATGTCTTGCATGATAATGTggatcagatgtcgaaaatagcaaacagagactatgcagccctgaatctctccggagacaattacttgcagtgggcgctagacacaaggattagtctaaaatccaagggactcggtgatactatcatcgagGACAGtaatgagaatgaaaagaatagATACAGGGCCATATGTTAtatgcgccatcatctcattgaaggtcttaAGGATCAGTACATGACGATTGAGAATCCATTGGATCTTTGGAATGCTTTAAGGcacagatatgatcaccaaaagatggtgttgcttccaaaggcaagGCACGATTGGATGCATCTCAGATTCATGGActtcaagtccgtggatgaATACAACTCGGCCTTGTTCAAAATCGTCTCAATACTAAGACTGTGTGGTGAAGAAGTGTCTGATGTGatgatgcttgaaaagacctaTACGACTTTCAATCAGTCGAATTCTGTATTGCAGCAGCAATATAGAACAAAAGGTTTTgccacatacactgatctgatctcctGTCTACTCTTGGCTGAGGCAAATAATGAGCTTCTCATGAAGAACAGTGGAGCTAGACCGGCCGGGACAGCACCATTACCCGAAGCCCATGACattgaaaagaaagatcccaaagaaACCTACTATGCCCAAGACAACAGGAAACCATACGGTCATGGCCGTGGTGGGTACAGGGGGCGTAGGCGTGACAATCATAACGGTCGAGATAACTACTCAACCGGCCGAagaggaaaccacaataaccgtggtcgtggttccaattacggtCGGGGCCGAGGGAGTTATGGCCGTGGacgaggtggcatatccaaaccatctCACACGTCCAAGTCCTTATGTCACAGATGCGGGATGGACAatcattgggccaagaactgcAGAACTCCAAAGCACTTGTGCgaactctatcaagagagtatcaagaacaagaacccggaggcaaacatgatccaagaaaacGGTCATGATGACAAAGGATATGAgtatgatgctgatgatgaatCCGACAGGGACAACAAAGATGACCAAATGGATTTTGAAACTTCTGATTGTCTAAAGGACTAGtttttcgaatcacattgtcttattgctttatgtctttgatttggtgtttttattttatgaaatgacatttataataaaagttttaCAAAGTCTCTAAAGTCTAGTAAATTTTACTTATAgaaatgaatgatgagatgagtatacttgtggtggatagtggcacaagtcatacgatccttagagacaaaaggtaTTTCATGAATCTCACATTGCAAAGTGCAAAGGTACAAACCATTGCGGGTGAGGccagcctgattgaaggtcacggccaggcctatgtgatgatgcccaaaggcactcacctagagatcaaaaccgccttgtattccccaagctctagaagaagcttattgagttttaAGGACATAAGGTTGAACGGTTTtcaccttgaaacatgggaagaaggaaacaaagaattccttaacataactttgatcaccaaaggcaataaaAAGATCCTAGAGACCATGCCCGCAATGTCTACTGGTCTTTACTATGCACGGATCAGTATGGTCGAGGCAAATACCTCAgagctattcactttatggcataaccgacttggccatcccggaacagGAATGATGCGAAAACTAATGATGAATTCATTAGGGCATACGTTTAAAGGAGTGATCCCacgaaatctcacatgtgctgcatgtgcacaagggaaactcataactaggccatcaccagccaaggttaataaagaaaccttaaactttctggaaagaatccaaggggacatatgtggaccgatacacccaccttgtgggacgtttagatacttcatggtcctcattgatgcattgaccagatggtcgcatgtatgTCTGTTGTCCACTCAGAACTtagcctttgcacggctgcttgctcagatgataaggctgagagcacaTTTTCCAGACTTTCCACtcaagactatacgtctagataatgctggtgagttcacgtcccaggcgtttaatgaatactgtatgtccatgggggtaaaagtagaacactccgtggcaaatgtccatacacagaacggcttggccgaatctttcattaaacgtatccagctgatagcccgtccattacttatgaagtctaaacttccggtatcagcatggggacatgcggttttacatgctacggaactgattcgcatcaggccatctagtgagcatagatattcaccatcccaattacttacgggtcatgagccagacgtgtcccacatcaaaacatttggatgtgccgtctacgttccaattactctaccacagagaactaagatgggaccgcagaggaggatgggaatatacgtaggatatgaatCCCCaagtattataaagtatcttgagccaacaaccggtgatttgtttaaggccagatacgaagactcacagtttgatgagtccacatatctgtccttagggggagataacagccggttgataacaaaagaaatagaatggtttagaccatcgacatcttggcaagatcctcggactaaagattgtgatttagaagtccagaagataatacatcttcaagagctagctaatagactgccagatacatttgctgacccaaatagagtgacAATATCACATATCCCGGCGTGTAATGCACCTGTAAGATTAgacgtccaagatggacaatgtcaagtggctacagagtctaagcaacgtCTAAAACGTggcagaccaattggttccaaagacaaacagcctcggaaatccaagaaaggtgctggatccgagagcattaagaaaaccgtccaggacatagaTGGACCGGTCGAGCCGACCATAACGGTTGAGCCGAGTGAACCGTccacacccgatgatccggTCGTTCCTCCaagtgaggtccgggacgctggACTTCACGGGACACCAGAACCggacaatcaagagatctctataaaccatgtgatgtctggaaaacaatggaacagaaaagatatcaacgttgatgatttatttgcatacaaggtagcacttgagatcatggataaagatgaggatctagaacccacgtccatacaaaaatgcatgctaagatcggattggatcaaatgg
The window above is part of the Brassica napus cultivar Da-Ae chromosome C3, Da-Ae, whole genome shotgun sequence genome. Proteins encoded here:
- the LOC106355751 gene encoding uncharacterized protein LOC106355751, producing the protein MRHHLIEGLKDQYMTIENPLDLWNALRHRYDHQKMVLLPKARHDWMHLRFMDFKSVDEYNSALFKIVSILRLCGEEVSDVMMLEKTYTTFNQSNSVLQQQYRTKGFATYTDLISCLLLAEANNELLMKNSGARPAGTAPLPEAHDIEKKDPKETYYAQDNRKPYGHGRGGYRGRRRDNHNGRDNYSTGRRGNHNNRGRGSNYGRGRGSYGRGRGGISKPSHTSKSLCHRCGMDNHWAKNCRTPKHLDNKDDQMDFETSDCLKD